The Thermomonospora amylolytica sequence CCGCCCCTGCTCGTCTTCGAGTACGACGGTATGGGCGGCGTCATCTCGCTGGACAGCTCGGAGCAGAACGGGGACGGCGAGTACCCGGTCGTTGCGTGGGATCCGGGCGCCGAAGCCCGCGGCGGCCCGGAACGGCTGGCCGAGGACTTCGGCACCTACGCGTTGCGCCGCTGCCGGGTCGGCCTCAGATGAGAGGCAGGGGCCGGTCCGGGCGCGGGAGTTCGAGGCGGTGAAGAAGGTCTCGAGTTGTTCCCCGCCCCGCGGCTTGTAGGGGACCGCGCCGCCGTCGTCGTAATTCTGCCGGGCCTTGAGGAATTCCGGGGACAGGACGTCCTGCCAGGCGAGGCCTCAGGCCCACCACGGCGGTCGCCGCACCGGTTCCGCAGCCACGGGAGCCGTACGGAGAGATCGCCAGGGTGTGCGGCAATGTCACAGGGACTTCGTAGGGTCGATGGTCATGGCCGGACAGGGAGCGGAGCCATGAGCGATCCGATGATGGGCGGCCATGGGACGGAACCAGGTTTCGTCGACCCGGGGGACGTCGGGCGGTGGCGGGCGGCTCGGCGTGCGGTGCTCGACCATGTTCTGGGGGTGATGGCCGAGTCAGCGTGGGCGAATGGGCTGGTGCTGCGGGGGAGCATGGCCATGCTGGCGTGGGTGGGCGAGGCGGCGCGGGAACCTGCGGATCTGGACTGGGTGCTTCCGGCGCCGCCGGTCGTTCCGGTGGACGCCTTGCATCCGTATCCCTATGTGGACAGCCTCGAGGTGGTGCAGCAGTGGCCGGAGGCCGCCGACGGGGCTGCGGCATACGAGATATGGCGGGATGAGGAATTCGATACCGGCGGGCTGCATCCGGTGCTTCCGCCGGAGGGGTTGCACTACGTCTTCGATCCTGTTGGTGATGAGCCCGGGCCTGAGCCGTATCGGGAACTGATCCAGTTGCTCATGCGGCGGCCGGAGGCTGCGCCCGGGGTGTTCGTGGATCCGGCCGCCGCCGACTGGGGCGGGCTGGGGGGTTATTACCGGATGTACGACACTCCGGGGGTTCGGCTCATGATTCCCTGGCATGCCGAAGGGCTGCCGCCGGGGCGGGTGCAGTTGGATTTCGCCCGGGACGAATGGCTTCCCGAGGCTCCGGTGCCGGCGGCGGTGCCACGGGGCGACGGTGGTGAGCCGTCGGTGGTGCCGTCCGCCGGGCCGGAACTCTCGCTGGCCTGGAAACTGCTGTGGCTGCACACGGACTGGCGCACCGAGGGAAGGTGCCAGGGCAAGGACCTGTACGACGCGGTCCTGCTGGCCGAGGCGGATCGTACGGCGCTGCCGCGCCCGCTGCTGGACAAGGTCTTCCGGCGCGCTCTGGGACCCGGGTCGGCGGACTTCGACCCGTCTTCGATTCACCGTTGGAAAGTCGACTGGCGAGCCTTCCAGGTGGCCTGCCCCCGGGTGCGGGGAACGGCCGACGAATGGCTCGGCCGGTTGCACACGGCGCTGGCTCCCGTGTTCTCCCGATGAATCTCCGACCGCACGGCCTCAGGTGACTCCGCGTTCACCGGGAGCACGAATCCGATGCTCCTTCACCCGTTCTTCGCGGCGATTCCGCCCAGGGGCTGTACCTGTGGCTGCGGGCCGATGAGCTCGGTCTCGGGGCGCCACTGGGAGGCGGGGACCAGTCCGGGCGGCAGGAGTTCCAGGCCGGTGAAGAAGCTCTCGAGTTGTTCCCTGTCCCGCAGCTTGTAGGGGACCGCGCCGCCGTCGTCGTAGTTCTGCTGGGCCTTGAGGAACTCGGGGGAAAGGACGTCGTATCCGTCGCAGATGGCCAGGTGGCTTCCCGGTGCGAGACCCTCCATAAGGGTGGCCACGATGGAGCGGGCCTCGTCGTCGTCGGTGATGTGCCCCAGCACTCCCATGAAGGTCAGCCCGACCGGCCGGTCGAGGTCCAGGGTGCGGGCCGCGGCCGTCAGGATGGCGTCGGGCCGGCGCATGTCGGCGTCGATGTAGTCGGTGGCGCCTTCCGGCGTGCTGGTGAGCAGGGCGTGCGCGTGCGCGAGCACCAGCGGGTCGTTGTCGACGTAGACGATCCGGGCGTCGGGCGCGACGCGCTGGGCGACCTCGTGGGTGTTGTCGACCGTGGGCAGGCCCGTGCCCACGTCGAGGAACTGGCGGATCCCGGCCTCCTCGGCGAGAAAGCGGACCGACCGCTTCAGAAATCCGCGGGTGAGCCGGGCGATGTCGAGGATTCCGGGGAAGGTCTGCACGTACAGGTCGCCGGCGACCCGGTCGACGGGGAAGTTGTCCTTACCGCCGAGCCAGTAGTTCCAGATCCGGGCGGAGTGCGGAACCGAGGTGTCGATTTCGGTCAGTTCGTTTTCGGCTTTCTGCCACGCGTAGTCGTCGGTCATGCGATCTCCAGGACGGCCGGGGTCGGAAGCCCATCCTCTGCCCTGTTCCAGGGACGGGCAACCCCTCATGGAGAAACATCCGACCGTTCACATCTCGTCGATCAGCCGTCCGATGATGTCCTGCGACTCTTTGGGCCGGTAGGCTGCAATTGCCAGGCTGTTGAACTGCTTGATGTACAGCTCGCGCGCCTCCGGGTCGCCCGGGTACAGCGCGCTGTCGGCCTGTTCCAGATAGACGACGTCCGGCAGTCCCTCGTGGCTGAACCGCAGCACGGTGATCGGCCCGCTCACCGATCGGCAGGCCGGGGCGCCGGCCGGAACGATCTGGACCGGCATGCGGACCGAGGCGTCGAGCAGATGCCGCAGTTGCCGCTTCATGGCGGCCCGATCGACCAGGGGGTTCCACAGCGCCATCTCGTTGATGATCGCCCATACGCGGCGGCCCCCATGCGGCATGAGCCGCTGCCGCAGCATCCGCAGCTCGACCCGCCGCCTGATCTCCGCCTCGGGCGCCAGGCCGTGCCGCAGGCGCACCACCGCCTCGGCGTACTCCTCGGTCTGCAGGAGCCCGGGAACGTACAGCTCCTCGTAGCACCGGATGTCGCCGGCGAGAGGCTCGAGGTTCAGGAACCACCCGAACCATGCCGGAACGACGTCCGCGTAGGCGCCCCACCAGGTCATGCGCGGTTCGACCAGCGAGGCGGGGAGCGACGCCGGCTCCGTGTCCGCGGTGTGCCTGCCCAGTCGGCGGAGCTTGGCCTCGGCCGCTTCGTAGACCGCCTGCCACTCCTCGAGAGTGCCGAGCCTGGCCGGGTCCACCTTGTTCTCCACCGCGGCGGCGACCAGGAACGCCCAGAGGTTGGCCACCCACTCCCAGGACGGGAGCTTCTGACGGCGCCCGCCGCGCACATGGTCGTGCAGGGTGGACTTCGAGATGGTCTGGAGCGGCGACCCGTGAGCGCCGATCTCCCCGTGAAGCCGCCCGGAAAGCCGCTCGGCCGTTGCGAAGTTCACCTTCGCCTTGCTGATTGCGGACTCGAGGAACTCGCGGAACTCGGCGAGGATCGCGGTGCGCCGTTCGTCCATTGAGCGTCTCGGCCCTCCACGGGGGTTGATTGGACAAGGGTAGCTTCTCAGGCCGACGAACGTGAACCGTTCCATCGGGAACGGAGCACAATTCGACCCCGCCGGACAAGGATGTTCCTCCGGGCGATCACAGGTCGCCGAGCCGCATCGACGGGCTGCACCGCGTCCGGCCGGCACGGCGGAAGCCCATTCGCCCCGACCGGCGGAGGTGCACATACTCGACGGCATTGTTAAGCGAGACTCACCCTCGGTCGAAGATCATTCTTCCGGCATCTTCCGGATGTCCGGAAAATGCCACCGTGCCGGTATGGAAGGCTCCACGATCTCCCTCGGAAGCGAGCGTCCGACCAGAGAGGGCTCCCGGTGCTGTCCACGCTGCCGGTGTTCGACTCGGACGAGGCGTACTGGCGGGAGATGGCACGGCTGCTGTTCAGCACCTGGGCCGCGCGCACCGGGCGGACGCTGCCGCACGTGCCGGTGTCGCAGCTCAGCCCCCAGCAGCTCGAGGACTTCTGGGCGGACGACCGGCTGGACGACGACCTTCCGTGACCGGCTCGGAAGGCGCCGCGGAGGTGACCGAGGGGCCTGCCACAGGGTGGACGAGCAGCCTGCGCGAGCCGGGAACCGGGCGGGGAGAGAGCGCGTCGATTGGATGTTCGAAGCTCCCCTCCCGGAAAGGCGGCCCATGAGCTACGCGATCATGCCCTACGCCGTGCGGATGGACGACCTGCGGTCGATGATCGGTTCCCGTGACCGGCGGCTGCTGGACGGGCTGCTGACGCACTACGCCGACGAGCTGGCCGACATCGACGGGCTGCGGGACAACGTCGGTCTGGGCGGGGACGAGGTCACCTCGGCGCAGACCGCCCTGCGGCAGATGATCATGGGTGAGGAGTACGACCAGCGGATCGGCTTCGTCTACGGGTACTGCTTCAAGCTGCTGTGCCGGGTCCTCAAGGGCACCTCGACGCTCGGCAACGACGGCTGGTGGAGCATGCGGTTCGGCTGGTTCGGGATGGTGCACGAGGAGCTGAAGAACGCGGGCGTCGACTTCGACCCCACGTCCCTGATCTTCAGCGGGACGCCCTTCGGGCTGCCGTCCACCGACTTCCCCTGCATCGGGCACACGACGCCGGACGAGATGCGCGGCCTCCTGGAGTCCCTCGGCCCGCTCGGCCCGGACTCCGTCGGCGACCCGGACGCCTGGACGGCGATCCGGCAGATCCGCGAATGGCTGGAGATCTGCCTCGGAACCGAACGGGACCTGGTCTGCTTCTACCACTGACCGGCCGGAACGCCGGCCGCCCCGCCGGGAGGCGGGGCGGCCCGCTCGTCACCGGTGGCGGCTCTTTTCGTAGGTGTCGATGATGCGGGCCAGGTCGGCGAACTTCTCGGTGTAGGTGACGGGGTGGACGCCGGGAGGCGTGGGCGGGCGGTGGGGGTCGATGTACTGGGTGCCCAGGTTGGAGAAGACGACGATGATGTAGTGGCGGCCGCCCCTGCCGGGAAGGGCCCTGACGATTCCGGCGTCGGCGCCGGAGTTGCCGACCCAGCCGGTCTTGTGGGCGAACGTCACTTCGGCGGCCGCATCACAGGGCCGGACGTCGTGGCCGAACCACAGGCCGTTCACGGTGACGGTGCCGTCCGCGCCGATCCACCGGGACGGGGTGCGCTGCGGGATGCCCTGGGCGGGGTAGGCGGCGCCGCAGCGGTTGGTGTTGGACAGCATGTCGTTGAAGCCCTGCTGGGCGAGCGTGTCCGCGAAGAAGCGGCGCGAGGCGGGGCTCAGGACGTTCCGGGTGACCGGTGTGCCGTCCGGGGCGGTCCACAGGGTGCCGGGACCGCCGCCCACCAGGAGCAGCAGCTTGGCGGTGTCCAGCGAGCTCATGGTGATCTCGTTGGACCAGCGGCCGCCGTTGGACGGGCGGGTGCCCCTGAGCCGCAGGGTCCGCAGGCCGAGGTCGGAGAACGCGCGGTTGAGCGGGTCGATGCCGCCGTGGTCGTGCAGCAGTTTGATCAGGGCGCAGGACGCGGCGTTCGAGGACCAGGTCAGGGACTCGTCGAGGTACCGGCGGACGGGCTTGGCGGTGGCCTCGCCGCACAGCAGGCTCGGCTCGGCCGGACGGTACTCGTAGGTGTCGTCCAGCCCGACGACGCCCTGGTCGACCAGGCGGAGGACGCCGAACGCGACCATCAGCTTCAGCACCGAGGCCGGGTAGGCGAGCATGTGGTCGATCGGGGCGTTCTCGCGGCCGGGAATCACGTCGATGGTGCCCTGGCCCCGGTTGGCGTACCAGCCGGCGTCGTCCCACTGCCGCCAGCGGACGGACTCGGTGGAGTAGTCGCGGTCGACGGGGACGATGACGCCGTCCTTGTAGAGCGGGCTCATCAGCACGGTGCCGGACGAGCGCGGGCGGCCCCGGGAGTCCAGTTCGATGACGGTGGCGTCCACCTGGGGCTGCTGCACGATCGGCCGGGGGTCGGCGACCATGGCGGGCCGCTGCAGGCCGCGCGCCTCCTTGTCGACCGTGCCCGCGAACGTCCGGGCCGTAGCGGAGCCGGGCGGCGCGGTGTCCAGGACCTCCTGGAACCGGACCTCGTTCATCGCCTCCCGCAACCGCTCGGCCAGCCGGTTCCGGCCGGTTTCCTCGGCCCCGGCCGGTGGGACGAAGGTTCCGAGCAGACCGCCGACGGCCAGCAGGCCGACCGCGCCATGAAGCCGTTTGCGCACGTGACGCCCCTTCCCCGTAGTTCCCGGACACGTGCCGCACGCCACGGCCCGGCTCGTTCCGGCCACGATCTCGTCCCCTGGCGGGGACCGGCGCAGATCTCCCGTGGCCGTCATGAAGAGAACGAGCGGCCACCGCGGGAAGATCACCTGGTGGCCGCTACCGGACACGACGTTCCCGGTCCGTACCGGTCGCGCTCCCCGGGCGGCGCTGCACGGCGCGGGGACGGGGTAGAACATGCCGACATGAAGGCGATCACGTTGGAGCAGTACGGGGGGCCCGACGAGCTGCGGGTGACCGAGCGTCCGGAGCCGAAGGTCGCGCCCGGGGAGGTGCTGATCCGGGTGCGGGCGGCCGGGGTCAATCCGGTGGACTGGAAGCTGGCGGCCGGGCGGCTGGACGCGATGATGGAGGTCCGGTGGCCGCTGATCCCGGGGTGGGACGTCGCCGGGGTGGTCGAGGCGGTCGGGCTCGACGTTCCCGAGTTCGCCGTGGGCGACGAGGTCATGGGGTACGCCCGCAAGGACATGGTCCAGCTCGGGACGTACGCGGAGTACGTGGCCGCGAGCGTGCGGATGCTGGCCCGCAAGCCCGCCGCGATGAGCTGGGAGGAGGCGGCCGGGCTGCCGCTGGCCGGGCTGACCGCGTTGCAGGCGCTGGACCGGGTCCGGGCCGGTGAGGGCGACACGGTGCTGGTGCACGCGGCGGCGGGCGGTGTGGGCTCGCTGGCGGTGCAGATCGCGGTCGCGCGGGGCGCGCGGGTGATCGGGACGGCCGGTGAGCACAACCACGAGTTCCTGCGGGGACTGGGCGCGGAGCCGGTGACCTACGGGGACGGGCTGGTCGAACGGGTCAGGGAGGCGGCGCCCGGCGGGGTCGATGCGGTGCTGGACTTCGTGGGCGGGACCGCCGACGTCTCGCGGGAGGTCGTGTCCCAGGTCGAGCGGGTGGCGTCCATCGTCGATCCGGGGACGGCCGAGTGGGGCGGACATTACGTGTGGGTGCGGCCCGACTCGGCCGGGCTGACCGAGCTGGCGAACCTCGCGGACGCGGGCCGGCTGAAGGTGCACGTCGAACGGGTGCTGCCCCTCGAGGAGGCGGCGGAGGCCTGGCGGCTCAACCAGACCGGCCGTACCCGGGGCAAGATCGTCCTGTCCGTCGGCTGACGCCGTTCCGCGACGTCCCCGGGCCCTGCCCGGGGGCGATCTCGTGCGAGGGCGAGGAAAGATCCGCATCTCCGGGACGCGTCCGCCTGGCTTCTGTGGCGGCCGGTACGGCTGACATCGGTACGGGAATGGGGTGTGCAGATGACACGGCAGCGTGCGTTCAGGCCCGAGGAGCTGGACGGGGAACGGCTGGAGCTCTACCGGGCCGTCGCCGGAGGTCCTCGCGCCAAGGGGCCGTTCCGGCTGGTGTCGGAGGAAGGGGTCCTGCTCGGGCCGTTCAACGAGTTCCTGCTGTCGCCGCGGGTGGGGGACGCGTTGCAGCGGCTGGGGGCGGCCGTCCGGTACGAGAGCGGCCTGAGCGATCGGGTGCGGGAGATGGCGATCCTGGTGGTCGCGGCGGCCTGGGACAGCGCGTTCGAGCGGCATGCGCACGAGGCCGTGGGACGGACGGTCGGGCTGACCGACAGGGAGATGGCGGCGATCGCCGAGGGTTCGCCGCTGAAGCTGGAGGACCCGTACGAGGCCGCCGCGCTCCGGTTGACGCGGGCGATGGTCGCGGGGGACGTGGACGACGGGACCTGGGCGTCGTGCGTGCCCCCGCTGGAGCGGGAGGCGGTGTTCGAGCTGACGACGCTGGTGGGCTACTACGCGACGCTGGCGCTGCAGATGCGGGTGTTCCGGGTCTGAGACCTGGATAACCGGTGACCGCCGCCGTCATCGGCCTCCCCGCACCCTCACCGGCAAGAGCGACAAGCCGCAGCCTTACCGCCGCCAAGACCGACCCAACAGGATCTACCGTTTCGAATGCGCGCATGCGCATCGAAGATGCAGGATTCTTCCATGGAAGAAGAGCCCGACATCTTAACGGAGGACGGCTGGCGTTCCGTCCAAGCGGTCAGCCCGGGTCAGGTCGTCTTGACCCTCAATCACGAGACCGGCCTTGCCGAGTGGCAACCGCTTCTGGAACTCCAAGCACTGCCCACCGGGCGACACAAGGTGGTCAGAATGAGGGGCAGGTCACATTCATCCCTTACCCTCCTCGAGCACAGGTGGCCGGTGGAGCGGTTCTATCGGCGCACCGGCACCACCAGACAGAAGAACCCTGACGGCACCTGGAAGTCCGCCGGGAGGGCTTCACGCACCCTGCAGGGCCGAGAGCGCGTCTGGGCAACGAGCGAAACCCTCACCTATTGGGACCGCATACCGATCGCGGCCCCGCTCGCCAACGCGCCGAGAACGCCGACATGGTCGGACGCTCTCGTCGAGCTAGTAGGCTGGTTCTGGACGGAGGGCCACATCAAGCCGCAGAGCCGTAGCCGCCTGCCCAGTACAGGTGTCGCGATCTACCAGTCGCACCGGAAGAATCCGGAGAAAGTCACTCGTATCCGCAGCGCACTTCACCAGGCGTTCGGACCACCGGTCGAGGCCTTCCCTCGCGGGCACCGCCGGGACGGAGCGCCTCGGTGGCGAGAGGCGATCAATCGGCAGCTGAGTGAGTTCCACCTGTCGGTCGATGCCGGTCGTGTGCTGATAGAGCTGGCTCCGGACAGGGTGCCCAGGATGTCATTCCTGCGCAGGCTGACGAAGGATCAGCTGGACCTCTTCATCGACGCGTCGCTGATGGGCGATGGGCACGGCAACGAAGCCTGCGTTCAGCTGTCCCAGAAGAATCGTGCTGCCGCAGAGGCGTTCCAGACCGCTGCGGTGCTCGCCGGATACGCGGCCTCGCTCCGAGCGAAACAGCCGACTCGGACAACGTCAACGCCCATGTGGACGGTGACGATCCGCAAACAGGCCTATCTGTGCCCACGACCGGCCGCCCAGAGCGGACGCGGATTCATCATCGCTCAAGAGCTGCACGAAGGCGCCCTGTGGTGCCCTCGTACGCCGAACGGCACATGGCTGGCGCGAAAGGACGGGCACGTTTACTTCACCGGGGCGCCTCCAGCGCCGGGAGGATGACCGGGCCGCCGGGGAGCGAGTCTCCCCGGCGGCCGCTGTATGTGCGGCCTCGTCATGGCCTCGGTGGGCGGAAGGCCGAGGTGCCCGGGCCCGCGGGGGTGAAGGGCGGGCTGGGGGTGTGGTGGCGTTTCAGTTCCGGTTCGCCGTAGCGG is a genomic window containing:
- a CDS encoding serine hydrolase, which gives rise to MRKRLHGAVGLLAVGGLLGTFVPPAGAEETGRNRLAERLREAMNEVRFQEVLDTAPPGSATARTFAGTVDKEARGLQRPAMVADPRPIVQQPQVDATVIELDSRGRPRSSGTVLMSPLYKDGVIVPVDRDYSTESVRWRQWDDAGWYANRGQGTIDVIPGRENAPIDHMLAYPASVLKLMVAFGVLRLVDQGVVGLDDTYEYRPAEPSLLCGEATAKPVRRYLDESLTWSSNAASCALIKLLHDHGGIDPLNRAFSDLGLRTLRLRGTRPSNGGRWSNEITMSSLDTAKLLLLVGGGPGTLWTAPDGTPVTRNVLSPASRRFFADTLAQQGFNDMLSNTNRCGAAYPAQGIPQRTPSRWIGADGTVTVNGLWFGHDVRPCDAAAEVTFAHKTGWVGNSGADAGIVRALPGRGGRHYIIVVFSNLGTQYIDPHRPPTPPGVHPVTYTEKFADLARIIDTYEKSRHR
- a CDS encoding SAM-dependent methyltransferase; the protein is MTDDYAWQKAENELTEIDTSVPHSARIWNYWLGGKDNFPVDRVAGDLYVQTFPGILDIARLTRGFLKRSVRFLAEEAGIRQFLDVGTGLPTVDNTHEVAQRVAPDARIVYVDNDPLVLAHAHALLTSTPEGATDYIDADMRRPDAILTAAARTLDLDRPVGLTFMGVLGHITDDDEARSIVATLMEGLAPGSHLAICDGYDVLSPEFLKAQQNYDDGGAVPYKLRDREQLESFFTGLELLPPGLVPASQWRPETELIGPQPQVQPLGGIAAKNG
- a CDS encoding DUF5753 domain-containing protein translates to MDERRTAILAEFREFLESAISKAKVNFATAERLSGRLHGEIGAHGSPLQTISKSTLHDHVRGGRRQKLPSWEWVANLWAFLVAAAVENKVDPARLGTLEEWQAVYEAAEAKLRRLGRHTADTEPASLPASLVEPRMTWWGAYADVVPAWFGWFLNLEPLAGDIRCYEELYVPGLLQTEEYAEAVVRLRHGLAPEAEIRRRVELRMLRQRLMPHGGRRVWAIINEMALWNPLVDRAAMKRQLRHLLDASVRMPVQIVPAGAPACRSVSGPITVLRFSHEGLPDVVYLEQADSALYPGDPEARELYIKQFNSLAIAAYRPKESQDIIGRLIDEM
- a CDS encoding carboxymuconolactone decarboxylase family protein, with product MTRQRAFRPEELDGERLELYRAVAGGPRAKGPFRLVSEEGVLLGPFNEFLLSPRVGDALQRLGAAVRYESGLSDRVREMAILVVAAAWDSAFERHAHEAVGRTVGLTDREMAAIAEGSPLKLEDPYEAAALRLTRAMVAGDVDDGTWASCVPPLEREAVFELTTLVGYYATLALQMRVFRV
- a CDS encoding SMI1/KNR4 family protein yields the protein MLGTAAETLDAREDKRFPPPLLVFEYDGMGGVISLDSSEQNGDGEYPVVAWDPGAEARGGPERLAEDFGTYALRRCRVGLR
- a CDS encoding NADP-dependent oxidoreductase; translation: MKAITLEQYGGPDELRVTERPEPKVAPGEVLIRVRAAGVNPVDWKLAAGRLDAMMEVRWPLIPGWDVAGVVEAVGLDVPEFAVGDEVMGYARKDMVQLGTYAEYVAASVRMLARKPAAMSWEEAAGLPLAGLTALQALDRVRAGEGDTVLVHAAAGGVGSLAVQIAVARGARVIGTAGEHNHEFLRGLGAEPVTYGDGLVERVREAAPGGVDAVLDFVGGTADVSREVVSQVERVASIVDPGTAEWGGHYVWVRPDSAGLTELANLADAGRLKVHVERVLPLEEAAEAWRLNQTGRTRGKIVLSVG
- a CDS encoding nucleotidyl transferase AbiEii/AbiGii toxin family protein → MSDPMMGGHGTEPGFVDPGDVGRWRAARRAVLDHVLGVMAESAWANGLVLRGSMAMLAWVGEAAREPADLDWVLPAPPVVPVDALHPYPYVDSLEVVQQWPEAADGAAAYEIWRDEEFDTGGLHPVLPPEGLHYVFDPVGDEPGPEPYRELIQLLMRRPEAAPGVFVDPAAADWGGLGGYYRMYDTPGVRLMIPWHAEGLPPGRVQLDFARDEWLPEAPVPAAVPRGDGGEPSVVPSAGPELSLAWKLLWLHTDWRTEGRCQGKDLYDAVLLAEADRTALPRPLLDKVFRRALGPGSADFDPSSIHRWKVDWRAFQVACPRVRGTADEWLGRLHTALAPVFSR
- a CDS encoding DUF7691 family protein → MSYAIMPYAVRMDDLRSMIGSRDRRLLDGLLTHYADELADIDGLRDNVGLGGDEVTSAQTALRQMIMGEEYDQRIGFVYGYCFKLLCRVLKGTSTLGNDGWWSMRFGWFGMVHEELKNAGVDFDPTSLIFSGTPFGLPSTDFPCIGHTTPDEMRGLLESLGPLGPDSVGDPDAWTAIRQIREWLEICLGTERDLVCFYH